The Saprospiraceae bacterium genome includes a window with the following:
- a CDS encoding gliding motility-associated C-terminal domain-containing protein: MNEKNIGLIIFFTFRFLTQLNGQFFLNGSFEDNSSANCGINLTNDFFNNLVDHTFAFGEKDEVDILTEECGYGPASDGDFFLALSSNVFTDQISLELDKIIQKGKLFSFKFDQKYGILNTTNSGVSIGISSLPDTFGKLVYTSMPISDKWQTHHVEFESPIDAKYITVKTNNLINTWVFIDNFQAACPENFNIGNDTIVCNVSDIVLSSAPIYDSYLWDDNSTSHTKQVTEAGLQWVEVKLNNCVVRDSIFINEYPSQCKCEIFTPNIFAPNSVGLNNEFKIQSNCPFTDFEIIIFDRWGNSVFQNLNPFISWNGKSKNKDMESGVYLYSIKYQFEYESFPNYTHGDVMLIR, translated from the coding sequence ATGAATGAAAAAAACATTGGCCTCATAATATTCTTTACTTTCCGGTTTTTAACGCAACTGAATGGCCAGTTTTTTCTTAATGGCAGTTTTGAAGATAATTCAAGTGCAAATTGTGGGATAAATTTAACCAATGATTTTTTTAATAATTTAGTCGACCATACTTTTGCCTTTGGTGAAAAAGATGAAGTGGATATTCTTACGGAAGAATGTGGATATGGACCGGCTTCTGATGGTGATTTTTTTTTAGCTCTTAGTTCTAATGTGTTTACAGATCAAATTTCATTAGAACTTGATAAAATCATTCAAAAAGGAAAATTATTTTCATTCAAATTCGATCAGAAATACGGAATCCTCAACACAACTAATAGTGGCGTAAGTATTGGAATTTCCAGTCTACCAGATACATTTGGAAAACTAGTTTATACATCTATGCCAATAAGCGATAAATGGCAAACACATCATGTAGAATTTGAATCACCAATCGACGCAAAATACATCACTGTAAAAACCAACAACTTAATCAATACATGGGTTTTTATTGATAATTTTCAAGCAGCTTGTCCTGAAAATTTTAATATTGGTAATGATACCATTGTCTGCAACGTTTCTGATATAGTTTTATCGTCAGCTCCAATATATGATTCCTACTTATGGGATGATAACAGTACTTCGCACACAAAACAAGTGACAGAAGCTGGATTGCAATGGGTAGAAGTCAAATTAAATAATTGCGTGGTGAGAGACAGCATTTTCATCAATGAATATCCTTCTCAATGCAAATGTGAAATTTTTACCCCAAATATCTTTGCTCCTAACTCTGTTGGATTAAACAATGAATTTAAAATTCAATCAAATTGTCCGTTTACTGACTTTGAAATAATTATTTTTGATAGATGGGGCAATTCCGTTTTCCAAAATTTAAATCCATTTATTAGTTGGAATGGAAAAAGCAAAAATAAAGACATGGAATCCGGCGTCTATTTATATTCAATAAAATATCAATTTGAATATGAAAGCTTTCCGAACTATACCCATGGTGATGTAATGTTAATCAGGTAA
- a CDS encoding class I SAM-dependent methyltransferase, which produces MDVKQVYNIWADQYDTNINKTRDLEAISLRTTLADIECDHCLEMGCGTGKNTEYLLTIAKQVTAVDLSDEMLDRARQKIKSENVHFMQADITNDWTFVTKKYDLITFSLVLEHIESLHKIFKKVSHVIRQSGLVYIGELHPFKQYTGTKARFDTETGQQTAPCFNHNISDFTVSAKDNGFEILDINEYFDDNDRTKIPRIFALLLRYKENNEQTEK; this is translated from the coding sequence ATGGATGTAAAACAAGTTTATAACATTTGGGCAGATCAATATGACACCAATATCAACAAAACAAGAGACCTGGAAGCAATATCCCTGCGAACTACTTTGGCTGATATTGAATGTGACCACTGTTTGGAAATGGGTTGCGGGACTGGCAAAAATACCGAATATCTTTTGACAATAGCAAAACAAGTAACAGCAGTGGACCTTTCAGATGAAATGCTGGATAGAGCAAGACAAAAAATAAAGTCCGAAAATGTACATTTTATGCAGGCAGACATTACAAATGACTGGACTTTTGTAACTAAAAAATACGACCTAATCACTTTTAGTTTGGTGCTGGAACATATTGAAAGCTTACATAAAATTTTTAAAAAAGTGTCCCATGTTATCCGTCAAAGTGGTCTTGTCTATATAGGAGAACTCCATCCTTTCAAACAATACACCGGAACCAAAGCAAGATTTGACACCGAAACCGGACAACAAACAGCACCTTGTTTTAATCATAACATTTCCGACTTTACAGTATCAGCAAAAGATAATGGTTTTGAAATATTGGACATTAACGAATATTTTGACGACAACGACCGGACAAAAATTCCCAGAATTTTTGCATTACTATTGAGATATAAAGAAAATAATGAGCAAACAGAAAAATAA
- a CDS encoding hydrogenase → MENPGRKKWQSDWLLFLGVLLFLLGLLIGLFIPLMANSRMGLTAHLEGVMNGMFLVILGLIWHRILINNKWLSYTFWLTLYGSFANFLAVTIAAITGAGKMMPIAGGKEGAPIVEGLISFLLISLSLAMIFVCVVVLTGLYRNIKRPTELKI, encoded by the coding sequence ATGGAAAACCCTGGACGTAAGAAATGGCAATCAGATTGGCTTCTGTTTTTAGGAGTTCTTTTATTTTTATTGGGCTTACTCATTGGTTTATTTATTCCATTAATGGCAAATTCCAGAATGGGGCTCACCGCTCATCTCGAAGGTGTAATGAATGGGATGTTTTTGGTGATTTTAGGCCTAATTTGGCACAGAATTTTAATCAATAACAAATGGTTATCTTATACATTTTGGTTGACGCTATATGGTTCTTTCGCAAATTTTTTAGCGGTTACCATTGCTGCTATCACCGGCGCTGGTAAAATGATGCCAATAGCAGGTGGGAAAGAAGGTGCACCGATTGTTGAAGGACTAATATCATTTTTACTCATTTCGCTTTCTCTTGCAATGATATTTGTTTGTGTAGTGGTATTGACCGGATTGTATAGAAATATAAAGCGGCCAACTGAATTAAAGATTTAG
- a CDS encoding Gfo/Idh/MocA family oxidoreductase, with protein sequence MKQIPFFILFLLLSVFSGFCQTTPLRVGVVGLTHTHVHWILGRPKDDKIVIVGIVELNKDLALRYTQQHGYSMDLVFSSIDEMIAKTRPEAVTAFGTIYEHLAIVEKCAPLGIHVMVEKPLAVSMKHARKMEALAKKHNIFLLTNYETTWYPTVHMANDLLKKDSIGKLSQLVIRDGHRGPKKIGVNIEFLEWLTDPVKNGGGAITDFGCYGANIATWMMLGEKPLSVTAVTQQFQKENNPNVDDESTIIVTYPNAKATIQASWNWPIGRKDMEVYGTTGVIYADNRNNLRMRIAEGYDGFQETFRNLEERPSPYNDPFSLFAAIIRKEITLEPYDLSSLENNMVVMEILEAAKKSAKTGKTIKIK encoded by the coding sequence ATGAAACAAATTCCATTCTTTATACTTTTTCTCCTGCTTTCAGTTTTCTCCGGATTCTGCCAAACCACTCCATTACGGGTTGGTGTGGTTGGCTTGACGCATACACATGTACATTGGATATTAGGAAGGCCAAAAGATGATAAAATTGTAATTGTAGGCATAGTAGAACTCAATAAAGATCTGGCACTACGCTACACGCAGCAACATGGTTATTCCATGGATTTGGTTTTTTCATCGATTGACGAGATGATTGCTAAAACCAGACCGGAAGCCGTGACCGCTTTTGGAACCATTTACGAACATCTGGCAATTGTAGAAAAATGTGCCCCTCTGGGTATTCATGTAATGGTCGAAAAACCTTTGGCAGTCAGCATGAAACATGCAAGGAAAATGGAAGCGCTGGCAAAAAAACACAATATATTTTTATTGACCAATTACGAAACAACATGGTACCCCACCGTACATATGGCCAACGATTTGCTGAAAAAGGACAGCATCGGCAAGCTTAGCCAACTCGTCATCAGAGACGGACACAGAGGACCAAAAAAGATAGGAGTGAATATAGAATTTTTAGAATGGTTGACTGACCCCGTCAAAAATGGGGGTGGTGCCATTACAGATTTTGGCTGTTATGGTGCCAATATCGCTACCTGGATGATGTTGGGAGAAAAACCCTTGTCTGTCACGGCAGTCACACAACAATTCCAAAAAGAAAATAATCCCAATGTTGATGACGAATCGACGATCATAGTCACGTATCCCAACGCCAAGGCAACCATACAAGCATCCTGGAACTGGCCCATAGGAAGAAAAGATATGGAAGTATATGGAACTACAGGCGTTATTTATGCAGATAACAGAAATAATCTAAGAATGCGGATCGCAGAAGGATATGATGGATTTCAGGAAACTTTTCGGAACTTAGAAGAACGACCGTCTCCATACAACGATCCCTTTTCACTTTTTGCCGCAATAATCCGAAAAGAGATAACCCTTGAACCCTACGACCTTTCATCTTTAGAAAATAATATGGTGGTCATGGAAATATTGGAAGCTGCTAAAAAATCTGCTAAGACCGGGAAGACCATAAAAATCAAATAA
- a CDS encoding alpha/beta hydrolase, with protein sequence MLSILFSIIIGLLGILFIFLVVKSPGKPDRFLDESGKPLHGSLSEKSFIKIGGVKQGMFIRSKNLENPVLLYLHGGPAFPNYFLVDKYKPGLEDFFTVCYWEQRGGGLSYSSEVSLESMNFDQLCSDAIEVTNYLRQRFYKDKIYLFGHSGGTPIGLMAVHQAPELYVAYMAMAQITNQKESEKIAYKYMLDEYLKNGKHKSVRELQKFDILKSDSNIVSFYNSATRDKSMHELGIGTMHQMNSIFCDVFVLVWTCKAYSLKEKMNIWKSKFSFIPKTNLNDELLSFDFPKTIHKIDIPIYFFSGNYDLTVNIDLSKAYLKQLQAPQKAFYTFSQSAHSPLFEETEKFKEIIKNDILNGLTNYADKE encoded by the coding sequence ATGCTTAGTATCCTATTTTCAATTATAATTGGTTTGTTGGGAATTTTATTCATTTTTTTGGTTGTAAAAAGCCCGGGAAAACCTGACCGGTTTTTGGATGAGTCGGGCAAACCACTTCACGGAAGTCTTTCTGAAAAATCCTTTATTAAAATAGGCGGTGTAAAACAGGGAATGTTTATCAGGAGCAAAAATCTTGAAAATCCGGTTTTACTGTATCTGCATGGAGGGCCGGCATTTCCAAACTATTTTCTCGTCGATAAGTATAAACCGGGTCTGGAAGACTTCTTTACGGTTTGCTACTGGGAACAACGGGGAGGAGGCTTGTCATATTCTTCTGAAGTTAGTTTGGAGAGTATGAATTTTGATCAATTATGCTCTGATGCTATAGAAGTTACGAATTACCTTCGCCAACGATTTTATAAGGACAAAATATACCTTTTTGGGCACTCAGGTGGGACGCCCATTGGATTGATGGCTGTTCATCAGGCTCCGGAATTATACGTTGCCTATATGGCTATGGCGCAAATTACGAATCAAAAAGAATCGGAAAAAATTGCTTACAAATATATGCTGGACGAATATTTAAAGAATGGGAAACATAAGTCTGTAAGAGAGTTGCAAAAATTTGACATTTTAAAATCAGACAGCAATATTGTGTCTTTTTATAATTCTGCAACCCGAGATAAATCCATGCACGAACTTGGAATCGGGACGATGCATCAGATGAACTCCATATTTTGCGATGTATTCGTTCTGGTATGGACCTGTAAGGCATATAGTTTAAAAGAGAAAATGAATATCTGGAAGTCAAAATTTTCTTTCATTCCAAAAACCAATTTGAATGATGAACTATTATCCTTCGATTTTCCAAAAACTATTCATAAAATCGACATCCCGATTTATTTCTTTTCCGGCAATTATGATCTGACGGTGAATATTGATTTATCAAAAGCCTATCTGAAACAGCTACAGGCTCCCCAAAAAGCTTTTTATACTTTTAGTCAGTCCGCTCACAGCCCTTTGTTTGAAGAAACGGAAAAATTCAAAGAGATCATCAAAAATGATATTTTAAATGGGTTGACTAATTATGCGGATAAGGAATAA
- a CDS encoding HigA family addiction module antidote protein, which translates to MSKLKNIHPGEILEEEFLKPMGITAYKLSQSIGVPQTRTSQILKGRRRITADTALRLSKYFGTSTKFWLGLQNDYDIEEEKINIKNELELIETLN; encoded by the coding sequence ATGAGTAAATTAAAGAATATACATCCTGGTGAAATTCTCGAAGAAGAATTCCTTAAACCTATGGGTATTACAGCGTATAAACTGTCTCAGTCCATCGGTGTGCCACAAACAAGAACAAGTCAAATCTTAAAAGGGAGGAGAAGGATAACGGCAGATACCGCTTTGAGACTGTCAAAATATTTTGGAACATCAACCAAATTTTGGCTTGGACTTCAAAATGATTATGATATCGAAGAAGAAAAGATTAACATTAAAAATGAATTGGAACTTATAGAAACTTTAAATTAA
- a CDS encoding type II toxin-antitoxin system RelE/ParE family toxin, with the protein MINSFADKETEKIWDGEKSKALPTEIQQVARRKLRMINNADNINDLRIPPANRLKKLKGELSDFYSIRINDQWRIIFNWKNNNAENVQITDYHE; encoded by the coding sequence TTGATAAATAGTTTTGCAGATAAAGAAACAGAAAAGATTTGGGATGGTGAAAAATCAAAAGCTTTGCCAACCGAAATCCAGCAAGTGGCACGTAGAAAACTCAGAATGATTAACAATGCCGATAACATCAATGATTTGAGAATTCCACCAGCAAACCGCCTGAAAAAACTGAAAGGTGAACTATCCGACTTCTATAGCATTCGAATCAATGATCAATGGAGAATTATATTTAACTGGAAAAATAATAATGCCGAAAACGTACAAATAACAGATTATCATGAGTAA
- a CDS encoding Fic family protein, translating into MDNGVYNFKLKIDWKLINLISEINRFDANWAAIERKEGQSLKELKSIATLRSVGASNRIEGNKMSDEEVDVLLQKIDITKLTDRDSQEVVGYFEVLDLISGSYENISVTESHIKSLHNNLMKYSAKDEWHKGNYKQHNNAVEASFPDGTRQIIFQTTEAGFATEDAIRQLLKWYNSETEVHALIKTASFVYDFLSIHPFQDGNGRLSRLISTLLLLKNGYKWIQYVSFEHEIESRKNEYNQVLRSCQAQRPNEDVTVWMQFFLSCLSNIQSQLLSKLNKSGVETQLSPKEKSIFTIIHNRPNIQSGEIAERLGIPSPTVKRILSELLNKGLIEKQGKGRNVSYTLK; encoded by the coding sequence ATGGATAACGGAGTATATAATTTTAAATTGAAGATTGATTGGAAACTAATTAACTTAATCAGCGAAATAAACCGTTTTGATGCCAATTGGGCAGCTATTGAACGCAAAGAAGGACAAAGTCTGAAAGAGTTGAAAAGCATTGCTACCTTACGAAGCGTAGGTGCTTCAAACCGAATTGAAGGCAACAAAATGAGTGATGAAGAAGTTGATGTGTTACTTCAGAAAATTGACATTACAAAACTTACCGACAGAGATTCGCAGGAAGTGGTCGGTTATTTCGAAGTATTGGATTTGATTTCGGGGTCTTACGAAAATATTAGCGTTACCGAAAGCCATATCAAAAGTTTACACAATAATTTAATGAAATACAGTGCCAAAGACGAATGGCATAAAGGCAATTATAAGCAACATAACAACGCAGTTGAAGCTTCATTTCCTGACGGCACAAGACAAATAATTTTTCAAACCACCGAAGCGGGATTTGCCACCGAAGATGCCATAAGGCAGCTGCTCAAGTGGTATAATTCCGAAACTGAAGTACACGCGTTAATCAAAACAGCATCTTTTGTCTATGATTTTTTAAGTATTCACCCTTTCCAGGACGGAAACGGCAGGTTAAGCCGTTTGATTTCAACGCTTTTGTTGCTCAAAAACGGATATAAATGGATACAATATGTGAGTTTTGAGCATGAAATTGAAAGCCGAAAAAACGAATATAATCAGGTGCTTAGAAGCTGTCAGGCACAGCGCCCCAACGAAGATGTGACCGTTTGGATGCAGTTCTTTTTAAGTTGCTTGTCAAATATTCAATCACAACTATTGTCGAAATTGAATAAAAGCGGTGTGGAAACACAGCTTTCGCCCAAGGAAAAATCAATTTTTACGATTATTCATAACCGTCCGAACATTCAATCGGGGGAAATTGCCGAAAGACTGGGGATACCTTCACCAACCGTAAAACGTATTTTGTCGGAATTGCTCAATAAAGGATTGATTGAAAAACAAGGGAAAGGACGCAATGTAAGTTACACGTTAAAATAA